In one window of Vibrio sp. DW001 DNA:
- a CDS encoding chemotaxis response regulator protein-glutamate methylesterase encodes MAVKVLVVDDSSFFRRRVSEIINADPRLEVVDVATNGKEAIEKVAQVKPDVITMDIEMPIMDGITAVREIMKVNPTPILMFSSLTHDGARATLDALDAGALDFLPKKFEDIARNRDEATQLLQQRVVEIARKKMQVRRRATTPAPTTTPSSSGLRRPAMGGATSATLAAGANRAPVADRKLAGKFRASGKKYQLTAIGTSTGGPVALQKILTKLPKNYPHPIVLIQHMPATFTAAFASRLNTLCNIEVKEAADGDILRPGVAYLAPGGMQMMIEGRPGMAKLRIVDGGDRMNYKPCVDVTFGSAAKVYSDKVLSMILTGMGADGREGARMLKTAGATIWAQDEDSCVVYGMPQAVAKAAISTEDLPLDRIAERMLVEVGLA; translated from the coding sequence ATGGCTGTAAAAGTATTAGTTGTTGACGATTCAAGTTTTTTCCGCCGGAGAGTGAGTGAAATCATTAATGCTGATCCACGTCTAGAGGTGGTTGATGTCGCAACGAACGGAAAGGAAGCGATAGAAAAAGTCGCTCAAGTTAAACCCGATGTGATTACGATGGATATCGAAATGCCTATCATGGATGGCATTACAGCGGTACGTGAAATCATGAAGGTAAACCCGACGCCTATCTTAATGTTCTCTTCATTAACACATGACGGTGCGCGTGCGACGCTTGATGCCCTTGATGCCGGTGCATTGGATTTCTTACCGAAAAAATTTGAAGATATTGCGCGTAATCGAGATGAAGCAACTCAACTGTTACAACAAAGAGTGGTTGAGATTGCTCGTAAGAAAATGCAGGTTCGCCGGAGAGCAACAACTCCTGCTCCTACCACAACACCCTCTAGTTCTGGGTTACGTAGGCCAGCAATGGGTGGAGCGACGAGCGCCACATTAGCTGCGGGAGCAAATCGCGCGCCAGTAGCGGACAGAAAGCTTGCGGGGAAATTTCGCGCAAGTGGTAAGAAATATCAATTGACGGCTATTGGTACGTCAACGGGTGGTCCGGTTGCATTGCAGAAAATATTGACTAAATTACCAAAAAATTATCCGCATCCAATTGTCCTCATTCAACATATGCCCGCCACTTTTACGGCCGCCTTTGCGAGTCGCTTAAACACACTTTGCAATATTGAAGTGAAAGAAGCAGCAGATGGTGACATATTGCGTCCAGGTGTTGCTTATTTGGCTCCCGGTGGTATGCAGATGATGATTGAAGGTCGACCAGGTATGGCCAAGTTACGTATCGTAGACGGTGGTGATAGGATGAACTATAAACCTTGCGTAGATGTTACGTTTGGTTCAGCCGCTAAGGTTTATAGCGATAAAGTACTATCAATGATATTAACGGGTATGGGTGCAGACGGACGCGAAGGCGCACGAATGTTGAAGACCGCGGGTGCAACGATATGGGCTCAAGACGAAGATAGTTGTGTGGTGTACGGCATGCCGCAAGCGGTTGCTAAAGCGGCTATCTCAACCGAAGACTTACCATTAGATCGTATCGCTGAGCGCATGCTTGTCGAAGTCGGCCTGGCATAG
- a CDS encoding chemotaxis protein CheA — protein sequence MSYELDEEILQDFLVEAGEILELLSEQLIELENNPNDKELLNAIFRGFHTVKGGAGFLSLTELVDACHGAENVFDILRNGQRSVTAELMDTILQSLDAVNVMFVSVQNGEALIPADPAIIAQLHRLSKPASADEVAIEVVEEPVVEVVPEPVIESNFVESSSNGSLDDISQDEFEKLLDELHGKGTAPSASTSKPAAVEAPITPTSIPETGDITDDEFEKLLDELHGKGTAPTSSVAPTPTAPAISSSSIEEDVMSDVEFEKLLDQLHGAGKGPSPEELDAATKSANVPAPVAKPKPAPTAQPTVAPKAVAPKTQAKPSGTVKPVVAEKSAPKVNKPAAQKPQAEATVRVDTSTLDIIMNMVGELVLVRNRLVSLGLSRNDEEMSKAVANLDIVTADLQGAVMKTRMQPIKKVFGRFPRVVRDLARTLNKDIVLEMRGEDTDLDKNLVEALADPLIHLVRNSVDHGIEMPDDREKSGKSRTGKVILSASQEGDHIELAIVDDGGGMDPNKLRDIAVNRGLMDTEAASRLTDKECFNLIFAPGFSSKEKISDISGRGVGMDVVKTAINTLNGSVDVDSELGKGTKITIKVPLTLAILPTLMVGVCDQPFALPLASVNEIFNLDLSKTNVVDGQLTIIVREKSIPLFYLQNWLVPKAGSVDQREGHGHVVIVQLGSQRVGFVVDNLIGQEEVVIKPLDKLLQGTPGMAGATITSDGHIALILDVPNLLKQYAMRSRM from the coding sequence ATGAGCTATGAATTAGACGAAGAAATTCTACAGGATTTTTTAGTAGAAGCGGGTGAGATACTTGAACTGCTTTCAGAGCAGTTGATTGAACTTGAAAATAACCCTAACGATAAAGAACTGTTAAATGCCATTTTTCGCGGCTTCCACACCGTAAAAGGTGGGGCTGGTTTCCTCTCATTAACAGAACTTGTCGACGCGTGTCACGGTGCAGAGAACGTTTTTGATATATTAAGAAACGGTCAGCGTTCTGTCACCGCAGAGTTGATGGATACGATTTTACAGTCGCTTGACGCCGTAAACGTAATGTTTGTTTCTGTGCAGAACGGCGAAGCCCTAATTCCCGCAGATCCTGCAATAATTGCTCAGCTTCATCGTTTGAGTAAACCTGCTAGTGCGGACGAAGTTGCAATAGAGGTGGTTGAAGAGCCTGTCGTTGAAGTTGTACCAGAACCCGTTATCGAAAGTAACTTCGTTGAAAGTAGCTCCAACGGCTCCCTAGATGATATATCTCAAGATGAATTTGAGAAACTCCTTGATGAGTTACATGGTAAAGGCACCGCTCCCAGTGCGAGCACGAGCAAACCAGCCGCGGTAGAAGCACCAATAACGCCTACCTCTATTCCTGAGACTGGCGATATTACTGATGATGAATTCGAAAAACTCCTTGATGAGCTACACGGCAAGGGAACGGCTCCAACAAGCAGCGTAGCACCGACACCGACAGCGCCAGCAATAAGCAGCTCTTCCATTGAAGAAGATGTTATGTCTGACGTCGAGTTTGAAAAGCTCCTCGACCAGTTACACGGTGCAGGTAAAGGCCCTTCTCCTGAAGAGTTAGACGCCGCGACGAAATCTGCAAATGTACCGGCACCCGTAGCGAAACCGAAACCTGCTCCTACTGCTCAACCTACGGTTGCACCAAAAGCAGTCGCACCCAAAACTCAGGCTAAGCCAAGTGGGACCGTAAAACCAGTTGTTGCGGAAAAATCAGCCCCGAAAGTAAATAAACCAGCAGCTCAAAAACCGCAAGCGGAAGCAACGGTTCGTGTTGATACCTCGACGCTAGATATCATTATGAATATGGTGGGTGAACTGGTATTGGTTCGTAACCGATTGGTGAGCCTAGGGCTAAGCCGCAATGATGAAGAGATGTCTAAAGCGGTTGCGAATTTAGATATTGTTACTGCTGATCTTCAAGGCGCGGTAATGAAAACGCGCATGCAACCTATTAAAAAGGTATTTGGCCGATTCCCCCGTGTTGTACGTGATTTGGCTCGAACATTAAACAAAGATATTGTGCTTGAAATGCGTGGTGAAGACACGGATCTGGATAAGAATCTAGTAGAAGCGTTGGCCGATCCACTGATTCACTTGGTTCGAAATTCCGTAGACCACGGAATTGAAATGCCAGATGATCGTGAAAAATCGGGCAAGTCCAGAACAGGTAAAGTTATTCTATCTGCCTCTCAAGAAGGTGATCATATTGAGCTTGCTATCGTTGATGATGGCGGTGGTATGGACCCTAATAAGCTTCGAGACATTGCGGTTAATCGTGGATTGATGGATACCGAAGCGGCTTCTCGTTTAACCGATAAAGAGTGCTTCAATCTCATTTTTGCCCCAGGTTTTTCTTCAAAAGAAAAAATTTCAGATATCTCAGGTCGTGGTGTTGGTATGGATGTAGTTAAAACCGCTATCAATACTTTGAATGGTTCTGTTGATGTTGACTCTGAATTAGGGAAGGGGACCAAGATAACCATCAAGGTACCACTAACACTCGCTATTTTGCCAACGCTTATGGTTGGTGTTTGTGATCAGCCATTTGCGTTACCACTCGCTAGCGTTAATGAGATATTTAACTTAGATTTAAGTAAGACTAACGTTGTCGATGGTCAGTTAACGATTATCGTTCGAGAGAAGTCGATTCCACTGTTCTACTTGCAAAACTGGCTGGTTCCAAAAGCGGGCTCTGTTGATCAACGTGAAGGTCACGGACATGTCGTTATCGTTCAATTGGGCAGCCAACGAGTCGGTTTCGTTGTGGACAATTTGATTGGTCAAGAAGAAGTGGTCATCAAACCATTAGATAAGCTATTGCAAGGCACACCTGGCATGGCAGGTGCTACGATTACCAGTGATGGACATATCGCACTGATACTGGATGTACCTAACCTATTGAAGCAGTACGCGATGCGTTCGCGTATGTAA
- a CDS encoding protein phosphatase CheZ, protein MISLEQAQQLVALLEVGKQEDANDIVLSILKSRENPIVNEVGSLARGLHDALDQFKFDPRMSVIVTEEIPDARDRLEYVIAKTELAANKTMDAVERSLPIADKLHESLLEVRPTWNELMKGRIELSEFKSLCLHIDDLLSQIEGDSTELRSQLTEILMAQDFQDLTGQIIKRVITLVREVEEGLVDILTVFGVEEIDEEPGVTKKASTKAEGPILNPHEREDAVSSQDDVDDLLSSLGF, encoded by the coding sequence ATGATTTCATTAGAACAAGCACAACAACTCGTTGCTCTACTTGAAGTTGGTAAGCAAGAAGATGCTAACGATATCGTATTGTCGATATTAAAAAGTAGAGAAAACCCCATTGTAAATGAGGTCGGTTCTCTTGCCCGTGGCCTTCACGATGCACTTGATCAGTTTAAGTTTGATCCAAGAATGAGTGTCATAGTAACTGAAGAGATACCGGACGCACGTGACAGGCTCGAATATGTCATTGCGAAGACTGAACTCGCAGCCAATAAAACAATGGATGCCGTTGAACGTTCTCTACCGATTGCAGATAAACTTCATGAAAGCTTGCTTGAAGTCAGGCCAACATGGAATGAACTGATGAAAGGCCGGATTGAACTATCGGAATTTAAATCACTTTGCTTACACATTGATGATTTGCTCAGTCAAATAGAGGGCGATAGCACAGAGCTTCGCAGTCAATTAACTGAAATTTTGATGGCACAAGATTTTCAAGATCTTACGGGACAAATAATAAAGCGCGTTATAACGCTTGTTCGTGAGGTTGAAGAAGGATTAGTCGATATTTTAACCGTATTTGGGGTAGAAGAAATCGACGAAGAGCCTGGCGTTACTAAGAAAGCATCTACCAAGGCAGAAGGACCAATATTAAATCCTCATGAAAGGGAAGATGCGGTTTCATCTCAGGACGATGTCGACGACCTATTGTCGAGTCTTGGATTCTAA
- the cheY gene encoding chemotaxis response regulator CheY has product MKILIVDDFSTMRRIVKNLLRDLGFNNTQEADDGLTALPMLKKGEFDFVVTDWNMPGMQGIDLLKNIRADAGLKHLPVLMITAEAKREQIIEAAQAGVNGYIVKPFTAATLKEKLDKIFERL; this is encoded by the coding sequence ATGAAGATCCTGATTGTTGATGATTTTTCAACAATGCGCCGTATAGTTAAGAACCTTTTACGTGATTTGGGTTTCAATAATACCCAAGAAGCCGATGATGGTTTGACCGCGCTACCAATGCTGAAAAAAGGTGAGTTTGACTTTGTGGTGACTGATTGGAATATGCCAGGCATGCAAGGTATCGATCTGCTTAAGAATATTCGAGCTGATGCGGGACTCAAACATTTGCCCGTTCTAATGATCACTGCAGAAGCGAAACGAGAACAGATTATCGAAGCTGCTCAAGCAGGTGTAAATGGTTATATTGTTAAGCCATTTACCGCCGCTACTCTAAAAGAGAAGCTAGATAAAATCTTTGAGCGTTTATAA
- a CDS encoding RNA polymerase sigma factor FliA — MNKALTYDQYANVDSQKSFLEKYSNLVKRIAHHLMGRLPPSVQVDDLIQAGMIGLLEAQQNYDNSKGASFETYAGIRIRGSMLDEVRKGDWVPRSVHRNNRTISQAINELEAQLSRDPADIEIAKHLNMTIEQYHSALSDISCSRLVGIEDLGVSEDVISTHEDSYSNTPFQGVADEHFRNALIESIKTLPEREALVLSLYYDEELNLKEIGEVLGVSESRVSQIHSQSMQRLRAKLSEWTRED, encoded by the coding sequence GTGAATAAGGCGCTAACCTATGACCAATATGCAAATGTAGATAGCCAAAAATCATTTTTGGAGAAGTACTCGAATTTGGTCAAACGTATCGCGCACCACCTTATGGGACGTCTACCACCTAGTGTTCAGGTTGACGACTTAATTCAAGCAGGAATGATTGGCCTTCTAGAAGCCCAGCAAAACTACGATAATTCAAAAGGTGCAAGTTTCGAAACCTACGCCGGAATACGAATTCGTGGCTCTATGCTAGATGAAGTACGCAAAGGAGACTGGGTCCCTCGTTCGGTCCATCGAAATAATCGAACGATTAGCCAAGCAATAAATGAATTAGAGGCTCAACTTTCTCGAGACCCTGCCGATATAGAAATTGCTAAGCACTTAAATATGACGATAGAGCAGTATCATTCCGCTCTATCAGACATAAGTTGTTCGCGCTTAGTAGGTATAGAGGATTTAGGTGTTTCAGAAGACGTTATCTCTACTCATGAAGATTCTTACTCGAATACGCCGTTTCAAGGTGTTGCCGACGAGCATTTTCGTAATGCTTTGATCGAATCGATCAAAACATTACCCGAAAGAGAAGCATTGGTTCTTTCTCTTTATTATGATGAAGAACTAAACCTAAAAGAAATTGGAGAAGTACTGGGTGTCAGCGAATCTCGCGTCAGTCAAATACATAGCCAATCGATGCAACGTTTACGCGCCAAATTAAGCGAGTGGACACGAGAAGACTAA
- a CDS encoding MinD/ParA family protein, with protein MTDNNMHDQASGLRRLTQPSLTKVISVTGGKGGVGKSNVTLSLAICMARQGKKVMVLDADLGLANVDIMLGLRVKRNLGHVLAGECELKDAMVEGPHGIKIIPATSGTQSMTELSHAQHAGLIRAFGSLEEEVDVLLVDTAAGISDMVVSFSRAAQDVLVVVCDEPTSITDAYALIKLLSREHGVQRFKIVANMVRSYREGRELFAKLTMVTERFLNVSIELVACVPLDDKVRQSVKRQRIVVDAYPRSPAALALSSLANKALTWPIPKTPSGHLEFFVERLLNKSEPLEESLSE; from the coding sequence ATGACAGATAATAATATGCACGACCAAGCAAGCGGCTTGCGCAGACTCACTCAGCCAAGTTTAACTAAAGTAATTTCGGTCACGGGCGGTAAAGGTGGGGTCGGCAAGTCAAATGTCACGTTAAGTTTGGCAATATGTATGGCTCGTCAAGGAAAGAAAGTTATGGTTTTAGATGCTGACCTCGGGTTGGCAAATGTTGATATCATGCTTGGACTAAGAGTGAAGCGTAACTTAGGCCATGTTTTGGCGGGTGAATGTGAGCTAAAAGATGCCATGGTTGAAGGACCACACGGCATTAAGATAATTCCTGCAACCTCTGGCACACAAAGTATGACCGAACTAAGCCACGCACAACATGCTGGTTTAATACGTGCTTTTGGTTCTTTAGAAGAAGAAGTCGATGTATTATTAGTGGATACTGCCGCCGGTATTTCCGACATGGTGGTTAGTTTTTCGCGTGCGGCTCAAGATGTCCTCGTTGTTGTTTGTGATGAACCGACTTCCATTACCGATGCCTATGCTCTTATCAAATTGCTCAGCCGTGAACATGGCGTACAGAGATTTAAAATTGTTGCGAATATGGTCAGGAGCTATCGAGAAGGGCGAGAATTGTTTGCAAAGTTGACCATGGTCACAGAACGCTTCTTGAATGTTAGCATTGAGCTCGTCGCATGTGTTCCTTTAGATGATAAAGTACGACAATCCGTAAAGAGACAAAGAATTGTTGTTGATGCGTATCCGCGCTCGCCAGCTGCTTTAGCGCTAAGCTCATTAGCGAATAAAGCATTAACATGGCCGATACCAAAAACACCTAGTGGGCATTTGGAGTTTTTTGTGGAAAGATTATTGAATAAATCAGAACCGTTAGAGGAATCACTTAGTGAATAA
- the flhF gene encoding flagellar biosynthesis protein FlhF — MKIKRFFAKDMRLALLQVKEELGSEAVIMSNKKVAGGVEIVAAIDGEPVERTTSQSPSRVQSRYEGGSAKVDERQYSRDLQDDRVSLQANTHSGSTTKRFANMLKQYSNNEEESGTRTTEADSLSALLKRQSNPQQSSQSHRGAISSSLAQDSGLAKLISDDTRNPRPIPKLDPTRYDRSRGPSGTEVETNQELNLMRDEMMSIRRLLEHQVSGLMWQEVERREPLRAMLIKRLERMGLSSDLADQLACYISEDTPPAQAWKELLSLVSDQVVVTKTDILKRGGVVALLGPTGVGKTTTIAKLAARAAMEYGADNVALVTTDTFRIGAHEQLAIYGRIMGCPVKIAKDSEELAEAIYQLRNRRLVLVDTAGMGQRDVRLTEQLDTLMQDSGSVINSYLVLPATAQRRVLQETIDHFKRIPLSGCILTKIDESLSLGEFISVIVQNSLPVAYVANGQRVPEDIVIAQPKYLVAKANELLEKSTEDEPHYWTSETDGF, encoded by the coding sequence TTGAAGATAAAACGATTTTTTGCCAAAGATATGAGACTAGCTCTTCTTCAAGTGAAAGAAGAACTTGGGTCTGAAGCTGTCATCATGTCTAACAAAAAGGTGGCAGGTGGAGTAGAGATAGTTGCTGCTATCGATGGAGAGCCCGTTGAAAGAACCACTTCTCAAAGTCCTTCCCGTGTTCAGTCACGTTATGAAGGGGGTTCAGCTAAGGTAGATGAGCGTCAGTATAGCCGAGACCTACAAGATGATCGTGTGAGCTTGCAGGCCAATACGCATTCAGGTTCGACGACGAAACGTTTCGCCAATATGCTTAAACAATATAGCAATAACGAAGAAGAGAGTGGTACCAGAACGACAGAGGCTGATTCGCTCTCCGCTTTGTTGAAGCGTCAATCCAACCCACAGCAATCATCTCAGTCTCACCGTGGCGCAATTTCCTCTTCATTGGCACAAGATTCGGGTTTGGCGAAGCTTATTTCAGATGATACTAGAAACCCTAGACCGATACCAAAGCTTGACCCCACTCGATATGACCGCAGTCGAGGTCCGTCGGGAACAGAAGTTGAAACGAATCAAGAGCTGAATTTAATGCGTGACGAGATGATGTCTATTCGTCGTCTTTTAGAGCATCAGGTTTCTGGGCTTATGTGGCAAGAAGTTGAGCGAAGAGAACCACTGAGAGCTATGCTCATTAAACGCCTAGAAAGAATGGGATTATCCTCTGATTTAGCGGATCAACTGGCTTGCTATATTTCGGAAGATACACCACCAGCTCAAGCATGGAAGGAGCTGCTGTCTCTGGTTTCTGATCAAGTTGTAGTGACAAAAACAGACATACTCAAACGTGGTGGTGTTGTCGCGCTACTCGGTCCTACTGGCGTAGGGAAGACGACCACTATAGCAAAATTGGCAGCAAGAGCCGCAATGGAATACGGAGCAGACAATGTCGCTTTAGTGACAACCGACACATTTAGAATTGGTGCTCATGAACAGCTTGCTATTTATGGTAGGATTATGGGATGCCCAGTAAAAATAGCTAAAGATTCCGAGGAGTTGGCCGAAGCAATTTATCAATTACGTAACCGTAGATTGGTATTGGTTGATACGGCCGGAATGGGTCAACGAGATGTACGATTGACAGAACAATTAGATACGTTAATGCAGGATAGCGGTTCAGTGATAAATAGCTATTTGGTGCTGCCTGCGACAGCACAACGAAGAGTATTACAAGAGACCATTGATCACTTCAAACGTATACCTCTATCCGGATGTATCCTGACTAAGATCGATGAATCTTTAAGTTTAGGCGAATTTATAAGCGTTATAGTCCAGAACTCACTACCAGTAGCTTATGTGGCTAATGGTCAAAGGGTACCGGAAGACATAGTGATTGCTCAACCGAAGTATCTGGTTGCAAAAGCCAACGAGTTACTTGAGAAATCAACTGAAGATGAACCCCACTACTGGACCAGTGAAACTGATGGATTCTAA
- the flhA gene encoding flagellar biosynthesis protein FlhA: MKFNLPFSERMPSIPMRAIPAIGAPIIVLSTLGMVVLPVPPFLLDLFFTFNIALSLVVLLVTIYTRRPLDFAAFPTVLLVATLLRLALNVASTRVVLLYGHEGGDAAGSVIEAFGSVVIGGNYAVGLIVFLILMIINFMVVTKGAGRISEVSARFTLDALPGKQMAIDADLNAGLIDQEAARTRRFEVTKEADFYGSMDGASKFVKGDAIAGILILFINIIGGLFIGMLQFDLSFQDAIKIYTLLTIGDGLVAQIPSLLLSIGAAIMVTRQNTDEDMGEVMVFQLFDNPKALTITAIIMGVMGVVPGMPHFSFLLLSSIAGGAVYYQKRKQKKAAEKPNLPVTKDLESTALKELSWDDVQPVDIIGLEVGYRLIPMVDKEQGGELLDRVKGVRKKLSQDFGFLVPAVHIRDNLELTPNSYRITLMGVAVGEAEIRPDQELAINPGQVYGMVEGEPTVDPAFGLEAVWIKDDRREHAQALGYTVVDSATVLATHLSQLLTNNASQLIGHEEVQNLLEMLGRSTPKLVEGFVPDQLPLGIVVKVLQNLLNEAIPIRDVRTIVQTMSEYASKSQEPDILTAAVRIALKRLIVQEINGIEPELPVITLIPELEQILHQTMQASGGESTGIEPGLAERLQSSLSQATQEQELKGEPAVLLTSGVLRTTLAKFVKNTIPNLRVLSYQEIPDEKQIRIVQAVGN, from the coding sequence ATGAAATTTAACCTGCCATTTTCTGAAAGAATGCCTTCTATCCCGATGAGAGCTATTCCGGCCATTGGTGCGCCGATCATCGTTCTTTCTACGTTGGGAATGGTCGTACTTCCAGTACCGCCATTTTTACTCGATCTGTTTTTTACCTTCAATATCGCGCTGTCTTTGGTGGTTTTACTGGTTACCATTTACACTCGAAGACCCCTTGATTTTGCTGCCTTCCCAACGGTTTTGTTAGTCGCGACCTTACTTCGCTTAGCATTGAACGTGGCCTCTACCCGAGTGGTCTTACTCTATGGGCATGAAGGGGGAGATGCCGCAGGTAGTGTTATCGAAGCATTTGGTAGTGTCGTTATTGGAGGCAACTATGCGGTTGGTCTCATCGTATTCCTTATCTTAATGATCATTAACTTTATGGTTGTGACAAAAGGTGCAGGGCGTATATCAGAAGTAAGTGCTCGCTTTACTTTGGACGCTTTGCCCGGTAAGCAAATGGCCATCGATGCAGATCTAAATGCGGGCTTGATTGATCAAGAGGCCGCGAGGACTCGTCGTTTTGAAGTGACCAAAGAAGCCGATTTTTACGGTTCGATGGATGGAGCATCAAAATTCGTTAAAGGGGACGCAATAGCCGGTATTTTAATCCTATTTATTAACATCATCGGTGGTCTATTCATCGGTATGTTGCAATTTGATTTGTCTTTCCAAGACGCAATTAAAATCTACACACTGTTAACTATTGGTGATGGTTTGGTTGCTCAAATACCATCATTATTGCTGTCTATTGGTGCTGCCATCATGGTGACTCGTCAAAATACCGATGAGGATATGGGTGAAGTGATGGTGTTCCAGCTATTTGATAACCCAAAAGCCTTAACCATCACCGCTATCATTATGGGTGTGATGGGCGTGGTTCCAGGCATGCCTCATTTCTCATTTTTGTTGTTAAGCTCAATAGCGGGTGGTGCGGTATATTACCAAAAGCGTAAACAGAAAAAAGCAGCAGAGAAGCCTAATTTACCAGTGACTAAAGATCTAGAGAGTACAGCACTAAAAGAGCTCTCTTGGGATGATGTGCAACCTGTAGATATCATTGGGTTAGAGGTAGGATATCGGCTCATTCCTATGGTGGATAAAGAGCAAGGTGGGGAATTACTTGATAGGGTTAAAGGGGTCCGTAAGAAGCTTTCACAAGACTTTGGATTCCTTGTTCCCGCGGTACATATACGCGATAACCTTGAATTAACCCCAAATAGTTACCGGATCACGTTGATGGGCGTTGCGGTCGGTGAAGCCGAGATTCGTCCTGATCAAGAGCTGGCGATAAATCCAGGTCAAGTCTATGGCATGGTTGAGGGTGAGCCAACAGTAGACCCAGCCTTTGGGTTGGAGGCAGTTTGGATTAAAGATGATCGACGAGAGCATGCTCAAGCGCTCGGTTACACAGTGGTTGACTCCGCAACCGTACTGGCGACGCATTTGAGTCAATTATTAACCAATAATGCCTCACAATTAATAGGTCATGAGGAAGTTCAGAACTTGCTTGAGATGCTTGGGCGATCCACACCGAAACTGGTCGAAGGGTTCGTACCTGATCAGCTACCATTAGGTATTGTTGTGAAGGTGCTTCAGAATCTACTTAACGAAGCCATTCCTATCAGAGATGTTCGAACTATCGTTCAAACCATGTCTGAGTATGCGAGTAAGAGTCAAGAACCTGACATATTAACGGCAGCGGTTCGGATCGCACTAAAACGACTTATAGTGCAAGAAATCAATGGTATAGAGCCAGAATTGCCAGTAATCACTCTTATACCTGAATTGGAACAAATATTGCATCAAACTATGCAGGCGTCGGGTGGTGAATCCACCGGAATTGAGCCAGGGTTAGCTGAAAGGCTTCAGTCCTCGCTAAGTCAAGCAACACAAGAACAAGAATTGAAAGGTGAGCCTGCGGTATTGCTTACATCAGGTGTGTTAAGAACGACATTGGCGAAGTTTGTTAAGAACACTATTCCTAATCTTAGAGTGCTATCGTATCAAGAAATTCCAGATGAGAAGCAGATTAGAATAGTACAAGCAGTGGGTAACTAA
- the flhB gene encoding flagellar biosynthesis protein FlhB, translating into MADSDGQERTEDATPKRLQQAREKGQIARSKELASVSVLVVGSISLMIFGKTLAKSLWAAMSRFFTLSRDEIFDVSKLLDIASGAIGQLILPLLMILITLFVAAVVGTTGIGGINFSVEAAMPKMSKMNPLSGIKRMFGLQSWVELLKSILKVTLVAGMAFYLINASKVDLFQLSTDVYPQNIYHSLETLLNFVLLISCTLLIVVAIDIPFQIWQHANQLKMTKQEIKDEYKETEGKPEVKGRIRMLQREAAQRRMMSDVPTADVIVTNPEHFSVALRYNTTTDKAPIVVAKGIDHMALKIREVAREHDIYIIPAPPLARALYHSTELEQQIPDGLFTAVAQVLAYVFQLKQFRKRGGQKPSLKGENMPIPPDYRH; encoded by the coding sequence ATGGCCGATTCAGACGGACAAGAAAGGACCGAAGACGCCACGCCCAAGCGGTTACAACAGGCGCGTGAAAAGGGACAGATTGCACGCTCAAAAGAGCTGGCTTCTGTCTCTGTACTTGTTGTCGGATCAATATCTTTGATGATATTTGGTAAAACATTGGCGAAGAGCTTGTGGGCCGCGATGTCGCGTTTTTTTACGCTAAGCCGCGATGAAATTTTCGATGTTAGTAAGCTATTAGATATCGCTTCTGGTGCCATTGGCCAATTAATTCTTCCTCTTTTGATGATTCTGATTACTCTTTTTGTTGCCGCTGTAGTGGGTACAACTGGTATTGGTGGGATAAACTTCTCGGTAGAAGCCGCGATGCCCAAAATGTCTAAGATGAATCCATTAAGTGGCATAAAGCGTATGTTCGGCTTACAAAGTTGGGTTGAGCTGCTTAAATCCATCTTGAAAGTGACGCTAGTAGCAGGCATGGCTTTCTATCTCATCAATGCTTCTAAGGTCGATCTTTTTCAATTAAGTACCGATGTTTATCCACAAAACATCTACCATTCGTTAGAGACTCTTCTTAACTTCGTTTTGTTAATAAGTTGCACGTTGCTCATTGTCGTTGCGATTGATATTCCTTTTCAGATCTGGCAACACGCGAATCAATTGAAAATGACGAAACAGGAGATTAAAGACGAGTATAAAGAAACGGAGGGGAAACCGGAGGTCAAAGGTCGTATTAGAATGCTGCAAAGAGAAGCGGCACAGCGCCGAATGATGTCTGATGTACCTACCGCCGATGTTATTGTTACCAATCCAGAGCACTTTTCAGTCGCGCTTCGGTACAACACGACAACAGATAAAGCCCCTATCGTTGTGGCGAAAGGGATTGATCATATGGCTCTCAAAATCAGAGAGGTAGCACGTGAGCATGATATCTACATCATTCCTGCCCCACCTTTAGCTCGAGCGCTCTATCATTCAACTGAATTGGAACAGCAGATCCCCGATGGGTTGTTTACTGCAGTAGCCCAAGTCTTAGCTTATGTATTTCAACTGAAACAGTTTAGGAAACGTGGTGGACAAAAACCTTCACTCAAGGGTGAAAACATGCCAATCCCACCGGATTATCGACATTAG